A genomic region of Leptolyngbyaceae cyanobacterium contains the following coding sequences:
- a CDS encoding putative quinol monooxygenase yields the protein MVLSNSQVIAKTKSEQPLKQNVESTDFSGLPIVLAARFKIKPPQREEFLRLARIALRETVKEPGVITYNLYEEESVKNSFIFFEEWKSRQALDVHLKTDYTKNLLDRFSDLVDGEPSIKVYSIQGVNFILGM from the coding sequence GTGGTACTTAGCAATAGTCAAGTAATTGCTAAAACTAAATCAGAGCAACCGTTAAAACAAAATGTAGAAAGCACCGATTTTAGTGGATTACCAATCGTGCTAGCAGCTAGATTTAAAATCAAACCACCTCAAAGAGAAGAATTTTTACGTTTAGCAAGAATAGCTTTGAGAGAAACCGTAAAAGAACCAGGCGTTATTACTTACAATTTATATGAAGAAGAGAGTGTCAAAAACTCTTTTATCTTTTTTGAAGAATGGAAAAGCAGACAAGCACTTGATGTTCACCTAAAAACAGACTACACGAAAAACCTTTTAGATAGATTTTCCGACTTAGTGGATGGGGAACCCAGCATTAAAGTTTATAGCATTCAAGGGGTAAACTTCATACTGGGAATGTAA
- a CDS encoding arylsulfatase gives MKYKRISQFFLLVGLTSFTFIGFSTWKKTSEAQSQTARKPPNIVVILADDMGFSDVGAFGGEISTPNIDALAKDGMKLANFRAGAACSPSRAMLLSGVDNHQNGLGTMGEDVSPRQKGKPGYEGYLNDRVTSIAELLKDSGYNTYMAGKWHLGHEPEHLPSGRGFKDSFILVQGAAAHFTQMGYHPASPVATYIDNGKSVDLPKNFFSANFYTDKLIEFINKGRGDNKPFFIYAAYTSPHDPLQAPQEYIRKYMGKYDIGWDKIREQRFERLKQLGIIPNNLSLPPRDASAKAWDSLTPQEKKYNAKLMAIYAAMVDNLDGNIGRLIQHLKNIGEYENTIFVFMSDNGAASHDFAAGHKEFEEWFKKEGIDNSYENIGNANSFVAYGKGWADVSATPFFGFKGRVYEGGIRVPIIFHYPKAIKQGTNRTAFATVMDIKPTLLDYAGVRHPSTFNGHQILPMDGRSLRPLLEGRANRVYGENDAVGFELFGDGNRALFMGDWKVIRVNKPYGDNQWRLFNVVEDPRELNDLSKQYPDKLSKMISLYEDYEKRKGVVYFDNDPDAVRDLGL, from the coding sequence ATGAAATACAAACGCATTTCTCAATTTTTCTTACTTGTAGGTTTAACTTCGTTTACCTTTATTGGCTTTTCAACTTGGAAAAAAACTTCCGAAGCTCAAAGCCAGACTGCCAGAAAGCCGCCTAATATTGTTGTAATACTTGCCGATGATATGGGTTTTTCTGATGTTGGCGCATTTGGTGGAGAAATTTCTACACCGAACATTGATGCTTTAGCAAAAGATGGCATGAAGTTGGCGAACTTCCGTGCTGGGGCTGCTTGCTCTCCCAGTCGTGCGATGCTCTTGAGTGGGGTGGATAATCACCAAAATGGCCTTGGTACGATGGGTGAAGATGTCAGTCCGCGTCAGAAAGGTAAACCCGGTTATGAAGGGTATTTGAACGATCGCGTTACCAGCATAGCTGAACTTTTAAAAGATAGTGGCTACAACACTTATATGGCGGGTAAGTGGCATTTAGGTCACGAGCCGGAACATTTGCCTTCGGGCAGGGGTTTCAAGGATTCCTTCATTCTCGTGCAAGGTGCGGCTGCTCATTTTACTCAAATGGGATATCATCCAGCTAGCCCGGTAGCGACCTACATAGACAATGGCAAATCCGTCGATTTGCCCAAGAATTTCTTCTCAGCTAATTTTTATACGGACAAACTGATCGAATTCATTAATAAGGGTCGTGGAGATAATAAACCTTTCTTCATCTACGCTGCTTACACTTCTCCCCACGATCCCTTGCAAGCGCCCCAAGAGTACATCAGGAAGTACATGGGCAAGTACGATATTGGCTGGGATAAAATTCGGGAACAGCGCTTTGAGCGTTTGAAGCAACTAGGCATTATTCCCAATAATCTGTCATTGCCACCCAGAGATGCTAGCGCTAAAGCTTGGGATAGCCTAACCCCCCAGGAGAAGAAATATAATGCCAAGCTGATGGCCATCTATGCAGCGATGGTTGATAATCTGGATGGCAATATTGGTCGATTGATTCAGCACTTGAAGAATATCGGCGAGTACGAAAACACCATCTTCGTATTTATGTCCGATAACGGTGCAGCCTCCCATGATTTTGCTGCCGGACATAAGGAATTCGAGGAGTGGTTTAAGAAGGAAGGTATCGATAACAGCTACGAAAATATCGGTAATGCAAACTCCTTCGTCGCTTATGGCAAGGGATGGGCTGATGTCAGCGCAACGCCTTTCTTTGGCTTTAAGGGTCGGGTATATGAAGGCGGTATTCGCGTGCCAATTATCTTTCATTATCCAAAAGCAATCAAGCAGGGAACTAATAGAACTGCCTTTGCTACCGTAATGGATATCAAGCCAACTTTACTTGATTATGCTGGAGTCAGACATCCGAGTACTTTCAACGGTCATCAAATTCTACCGATGGATGGGCGTTCCCTGCGACCTCTACTGGAAGGAAGGGCTAACCGAGTTTACGGCGAGAATGATGCGGTAGGATTCGAGTTGTTTGGTGATGGCAACCGGGCTTTGTTCATGGGAGATTGGAAAGTCATCCGAGTAAATAAGCCTTATGGGGATAATCAATGGCGGTTGTTTAATGTTGTCGAAGACCCCAGAGAATTAAACGATCTGTCTAAACAGTATCCAGACAAGCTCAGCAAAATGATTTCTTTGTACGAAGATTACGAAAAAAGAAAGGGTGTTGTTTATTTTGATAATGACCCAGATGCGGTAAGGGATCTCGGTTTGTAA